One window of Calypte anna isolate BGI_N300 chromosome 9, bCalAnn1_v1.p, whole genome shotgun sequence genomic DNA carries:
- the AMOTL2 gene encoding angiomotin-like protein 2 isoform X1 translates to MRTDEDSNGTVLHRLIQEQLRYGNLTENRTLLAIQQQALRGGGGGVGGAGSPRSSLESLSPEESQMVQQSTRQEPQGQEHHSDHVYLENNVYRLCQPQHKGEELPTYEEAKAHSQYFASQRGWQQPGGTNLGMRGENGTRGAESGARHPNERLKDLKHGHVRSLSERLMRMSLERNGAKAQSPISSSHSYPQLSRHHQLTALRGQHSEGPEPRGPPPEYPYIIPSQDDYLPEPRPCSREGPGFQHPEIRVLPTPVPAAFLPPTDALSPSTLGAAGVEALVSTQAVSAGSRLARADAVLRENERLQRECEKLRRELESCSEKASRIQKLESEIQRISEDYENLVKASSKREALEKAMRNKKEGEMRRLQDFNRDLKERLESANKQLASKTQESQERNQGSVAKLLAQSYEHQQEKEKLEREVSLLRSANEEQRRRAELLEQALGSAQARAAKAEAELRKKRAYVEKVERLQAALGQLQAACEKREQLELRLRTRLEQELKMLRAQQRQAGIVGGGTLDLSAHTLSEQLREKEEKILALEADMTKWEQKYLEECTMRQFAMDAAATAAAQRDTTLISHSPQHSPSSSFNEDLLLATHKHQEMENRLKALHAQILEKDAVIKVLQQRSRRDPNKALQGSLRPAKSVPSIFTASAAPSWPGAGQSERGAQGSSQGSTAGKATVEGAAAAAPTALPLPSHSKHGSKDGSTQTDGAADSIVQGEGPEHPPGLLESSAPSRALDLSDMVEILI, encoded by the exons ATGAGGACGGACGAGGACTCGAACGGGACGGTGCTGCACCGTCTGATCCAGGAGCAGCTGCGCTATGGGAACCTCACGGAGAACCGCACGCTGCTGGCCATCCAGCAGCAGGCCCTGCGCGGTGGTGGCGGTGGGGTCGGTGGTGCTGGTAGTCCCCGTTCCTCCCTGGAGAGCCTCAGCCCCGAGGAGAGCCAAATGGTGCAGCAGTCCACGCGGCAGGAGCCCCAGGGTCAGGAGCATCACTCCGACCATGTCTACTTGGAGAACAACGTCTATcggctctgccagccccagcacaaGGGTGAGGAGCTTCCCACCTATGAGGAGGCCAAAGCTCATTCCCAATACTTCGCTTCACAGCGAGGTTGGCAGCAGCCCGGAGGCACCAACCTGGGCATGCGGGGTGAAAATGGCACTCGTGGGGCTGAGAGTGGTGCCCGACACCCCAATGAGAGGCTGAAGGACCTGAAGCACGGCCATGTGCGGTCGCTGAGTGAGCGGCTGATGCGGATGTCTCTGGAGAGGAATGGGGCCAAGGCGCAGAGCCCCATCAGCTCTTCTCACAGTTATCCCCAGCTCTCCCGCCACCATCAGCTCACCGCCCTCCGAGGGCAGCACTCTGAGGGGCCAGAACCACGGGGACCCCCTCCGGAGTATCCCTACATCATCCCTTCCCAGGATGATTACCTGCCTGAACCCCGACCCTGCTCCCGGGAAGGTCCTGGATTTCAGCATCCTGAAATCAG GGTGCTTCCcacccctgtccctgctgctttcctgccacCTACGGATGCCCTGAGCCCAAGCAcactgggtgctgctggtgtggAGGCACTGGTGAGCACCCAGGCGGTCTCGGCTGGCAGCCGCCTGGCCCGGGCAGATGCTGTCCTGCGGGAAAACGAGAGGCTCCAGAGAGAGTGTGAGAAACTGCGTCgagagctggagagctgctctGAGAAGGCTAGCCGCATCCAGAAG CTGGAAAGTGAGATCCAGCGCATCTCAGAGGATTATGAAAACCTTGTCAAGGCATCTTCCAAGCGGGAAGCCTTGGAGAAAGCCATGAGGAACAAGAAAGAGGGCGAGATGCGGCGACTTCAGGACTTCAACCGGGACCTGAAAG AGCGGTTGGAATCGGCAAACAAGCAGCTGGCCAGCAAGACCCAAGAAAGCCAGGAGAGGAACCAGGGGAGCGTGGCCAAACTCCTGGCGCAGA GCTATGAGcaccagcaggagaaggagaagctggagcGGGAGGTCTCCCTGCTGCGCAGCGCCAACGAGGAGCAGCGCCGGcgggcagagctgctggagcaggcacTGGGCAGTGCCCAGGCCCGAGCGGCCAAGGCCGAGGCCGAGCTGCGGAAGAAACGAGCCTACGTGGAGAAGGTGGAGCGTCTGCAGGCAGCCCTGGGccagctccaggctgcctgTGAGAAGCGGGAGCAGCTAGAGTTGCGTCTCCGCACCCgcctggagcaggagctgaagaTGCTGCGGGCTCagcag aGACAGGCAGGCATTGTGGGTGGAGGGACACTGGACCTGAGTGCCCACACACtctcagagcagctgagggagaaggaggagaagatcCTCGCCCTGGAGGCTGACATGACCAAGTGGGAGCAGAAATACCTGGAGGAGTGCACCATGAGGCAGTTTGCCATGGATGCCGCAGCCACTGCAGCTGCCCAACGGGACACCACCCTCATCAGCCATTCCCCACAGcactcccccagcagcagcttcaacGAGGACCTCCTCCTGGCCACCCACAAGCACCAGGAGATGGAGAACAG GTTAAAAGCCCTTCATGCCCAAATCCTGGAGAAGGATGCTGTCATCAAGGTCCTGCAGCAGCGCTCACGGAGGGACCCCAACAAAGCCCTCCAGGGCTCCCTGCGTCCGGCCAAGTCCGTGCCCTCCATCTTCACTGCCTCTGCTGCCCCGAGCTGGCCAGGGGCTGGCCAGAGCGAGCGGGGAGCCCAAGGCAGTTCCCAGGGCAGCACAG CAGGCAAAGCCACCGTTgaaggggcagcagcagcagcacccactgccctccctctgccctcccacTCCAAGCACGGCAGCAAGGACGGCAGCACGCAGACAGATGGGGCGGCTGACAGCATTGTCCAGGGTGAAGGTCCTGAGCATCCACCTGGTTTGTTGG agagCTCGGCTCCTTCTAGAGCCCTGGACCTGTCCGACATGGTGGAGATCCTGATTTAA
- the AMOTL2 gene encoding angiomotin-like protein 2 isoform X2, translated as MRTDEDSNGTVLHRLIQEQLRYGNLTENRTLLAIQQQALRGGGGGVGGAGSPRSSLESLSPEESQMVQQSTRQEPQGQEHHSDHVYLENNVYRLCQPQHKGEELPTYEEAKAHSQYFASQRGWQQPGGTNLGMRGENGTRGAESGARHPNERLKDLKHGHVRSLSERLMRMSLERNGAKAQSPISSSHSYPQLSRHHQLTALRGQHSEGPEPRGPPPEYPYIIPSQDDYLPEPRPCSREGPGFQHPEIRVLPTPVPAAFLPPTDALSPSTLGAAGVEALVSTQAVSAGSRLARADAVLRENERLQRECEKLRRELESCSEKASRIQKLESEIQRISEDYENLVKASSKREALEKAMRNKKEGEMRRLQDFNRDLKERLESANKQLASKTQESQERNQGSVAKLLAQSYEHQQEKEKLEREVSLLRSANEEQRRRAELLEQALGSAQARAAKAEAELRKKRAYVEKVERLQAALGQLQAACEKREQLELRLRTRLEQELKMLRAQQRQAGIVGGGTLDLSAHTLSEQLREKEEKILALEADMTKWEQKYLEECTMRQFAMDAAATAAAQRDTTLISHSPQHSPSSSFNEDLLLATHKHQEMENRLKALHAQILEKDAVIKVLQQRSRRDPNKALQGSLRPAKSVPSIFTASAAPSWPGAGQSERGAQGSSQGSTGKATVEGAAAAAPTALPLPSHSKHGSKDGSTQTDGAADSIVQGEGPEHPPGLLESSAPSRALDLSDMVEILI; from the exons ATGAGGACGGACGAGGACTCGAACGGGACGGTGCTGCACCGTCTGATCCAGGAGCAGCTGCGCTATGGGAACCTCACGGAGAACCGCACGCTGCTGGCCATCCAGCAGCAGGCCCTGCGCGGTGGTGGCGGTGGGGTCGGTGGTGCTGGTAGTCCCCGTTCCTCCCTGGAGAGCCTCAGCCCCGAGGAGAGCCAAATGGTGCAGCAGTCCACGCGGCAGGAGCCCCAGGGTCAGGAGCATCACTCCGACCATGTCTACTTGGAGAACAACGTCTATcggctctgccagccccagcacaaGGGTGAGGAGCTTCCCACCTATGAGGAGGCCAAAGCTCATTCCCAATACTTCGCTTCACAGCGAGGTTGGCAGCAGCCCGGAGGCACCAACCTGGGCATGCGGGGTGAAAATGGCACTCGTGGGGCTGAGAGTGGTGCCCGACACCCCAATGAGAGGCTGAAGGACCTGAAGCACGGCCATGTGCGGTCGCTGAGTGAGCGGCTGATGCGGATGTCTCTGGAGAGGAATGGGGCCAAGGCGCAGAGCCCCATCAGCTCTTCTCACAGTTATCCCCAGCTCTCCCGCCACCATCAGCTCACCGCCCTCCGAGGGCAGCACTCTGAGGGGCCAGAACCACGGGGACCCCCTCCGGAGTATCCCTACATCATCCCTTCCCAGGATGATTACCTGCCTGAACCCCGACCCTGCTCCCGGGAAGGTCCTGGATTTCAGCATCCTGAAATCAG GGTGCTTCCcacccctgtccctgctgctttcctgccacCTACGGATGCCCTGAGCCCAAGCAcactgggtgctgctggtgtggAGGCACTGGTGAGCACCCAGGCGGTCTCGGCTGGCAGCCGCCTGGCCCGGGCAGATGCTGTCCTGCGGGAAAACGAGAGGCTCCAGAGAGAGTGTGAGAAACTGCGTCgagagctggagagctgctctGAGAAGGCTAGCCGCATCCAGAAG CTGGAAAGTGAGATCCAGCGCATCTCAGAGGATTATGAAAACCTTGTCAAGGCATCTTCCAAGCGGGAAGCCTTGGAGAAAGCCATGAGGAACAAGAAAGAGGGCGAGATGCGGCGACTTCAGGACTTCAACCGGGACCTGAAAG AGCGGTTGGAATCGGCAAACAAGCAGCTGGCCAGCAAGACCCAAGAAAGCCAGGAGAGGAACCAGGGGAGCGTGGCCAAACTCCTGGCGCAGA GCTATGAGcaccagcaggagaaggagaagctggagcGGGAGGTCTCCCTGCTGCGCAGCGCCAACGAGGAGCAGCGCCGGcgggcagagctgctggagcaggcacTGGGCAGTGCCCAGGCCCGAGCGGCCAAGGCCGAGGCCGAGCTGCGGAAGAAACGAGCCTACGTGGAGAAGGTGGAGCGTCTGCAGGCAGCCCTGGGccagctccaggctgcctgTGAGAAGCGGGAGCAGCTAGAGTTGCGTCTCCGCACCCgcctggagcaggagctgaagaTGCTGCGGGCTCagcag aGACAGGCAGGCATTGTGGGTGGAGGGACACTGGACCTGAGTGCCCACACACtctcagagcagctgagggagaaggaggagaagatcCTCGCCCTGGAGGCTGACATGACCAAGTGGGAGCAGAAATACCTGGAGGAGTGCACCATGAGGCAGTTTGCCATGGATGCCGCAGCCACTGCAGCTGCCCAACGGGACACCACCCTCATCAGCCATTCCCCACAGcactcccccagcagcagcttcaacGAGGACCTCCTCCTGGCCACCCACAAGCACCAGGAGATGGAGAACAG GTTAAAAGCCCTTCATGCCCAAATCCTGGAGAAGGATGCTGTCATCAAGGTCCTGCAGCAGCGCTCACGGAGGGACCCCAACAAAGCCCTCCAGGGCTCCCTGCGTCCGGCCAAGTCCGTGCCCTCCATCTTCACTGCCTCTGCTGCCCCGAGCTGGCCAGGGGCTGGCCAGAGCGAGCGGGGAGCCCAAGGCAGTTCCCAGGGCAGCACAG GCAAAGCCACCGTTgaaggggcagcagcagcagcacccactgccctccctctgccctcccacTCCAAGCACGGCAGCAAGGACGGCAGCACGCAGACAGATGGGGCGGCTGACAGCATTGTCCAGGGTGAAGGTCCTGAGCATCCACCTGGTTTGTTGG agagCTCGGCTCCTTCTAGAGCCCTGGACCTGTCCGACATGGTGGAGATCCTGATTTAA